A section of the Papio anubis isolate 15944 chromosome 4, Panubis1.0, whole genome shotgun sequence genome encodes:
- the GIMAP7 gene encoding GTPase IMAP family member 7 produces MAESEDPSLRIVLVGKTGSGKSGTANTILGNQIFDSRTAAKPVTKTCQKASREWQGRHLLVVDTPGLFDTKERLETTCREISRCVISSCPGPHAIVLVMQLGRYTEEEQKTVALIKALFGKPAMKHMVILFTRKEELEGQSLSDFIADADVNLKSIVQECGNRCCAFSNSSQTSEAEKESQVQELVELIEKMVQCNKGAYFSDAIYKDTEERLKEREEILRKIYIDQLNEEIKLVKEDEHKSEAEKEEKIKLLKIKCDENIKNIREEAEKNIFADVLNRILNMISKIWRFFW; encoded by the coding sequence ATGGCTGAGAGTGAGGACCCCTCTCTGAGGATCGTTCTGGTAGGGAAAACTGGAAGTGGGAAAAGTGGAACAGCGAACACCATCCTTGGAAATCAAATCTTTGACTCTAGAACTGCTGCCAAACCTGTTACCAAGACCTGTCAAAAAGCATCCCGGGAATGGCAGGGGAGACACCTTCTTGTTGTTGACACTCCAGGGCTCTTTGACACCAAGGAGAGGCTGGAAACCACCTGTAGGGAAATCAGCCGCTGCGTCATCTCCTCCTGCCCAGGGCCCCATGCTATTGTCCTGGTTATGCAGCTGGGCCGCTACACAGAGGAAGAGCAGAAAACTGTTGCATTGATCAAGGCTCTCTTTGGGAAGCCAGCCATGAAGCACATGGTCATCTTGTTCACTCGCAAAGAAGAGTTGGAGGGCCAGAGCTTGAGTGACTTCATAGCAGATGCGGATGTGAACCTAAAAAGCATCGTCCAGGAGTGCGGGAACCGCTGCTGTGCGTTTAGCAACAGCAGCCAAACCAgtgaggcagagaaggaaagTCAAGTGCAGGAGCTGGTGGAGCTGATAGAGAAAATGGTGCAGTGCAACAAAGGGGCCTACTTTTCTGACGCCATATACAAGGACACAGAGGAAAGGCTGAAAGAACGGGAAGAGATTTTGAGGAAAATCTACATTGAtcaattaaatgaagaaattaaactaGTAAAAGAGGATGAGCATAAATCAGaggcagaaaaggaggaaaaaataaaattattaaaaataaaatgtgatgaaaacataaaaaatataagggaagaagctgaaaaaaatatatttgcagatGTTTTAAATAGGATTTTGAACATGATTTCAAAAATATGGCGTTTCTTTTGGTAG